One segment of Gammaproteobacteria bacterium DNA contains the following:
- a CDS encoding DUF554 domain-containing protein, with protein MLGTLVNTGAVVAGSTVGLTAGARLPERIKIILMQALGLAVVAIGLRMALEAQHALLAIGCLLLGGVTGELLRIEQRLDTLAEALRRMLRSDSSRFVEGFVTASLLYLTGAMTIVGSIQDGTLGDPSVLLIKSLLDGVASVTLASSLGIGVMFSALPVLLVQGSITLLAAQLTFLSQPAVLDAVNATGGLLILGIGVNLLEIGRIHVGNLLPALVYAIVGALLFT; from the coding sequence ATGCTGGGAACACTGGTCAACACCGGCGCGGTAGTTGCGGGTAGCACCGTTGGATTAACGGCGGGAGCGCGATTGCCGGAACGGATCAAGATAATTCTTATGCAGGCGCTAGGGCTGGCGGTGGTCGCTATTGGTCTGCGCATGGCCCTGGAAGCGCAACACGCTTTGCTAGCAATCGGCTGCCTGTTGCTAGGTGGAGTTACGGGCGAATTGCTGCGCATCGAACAGCGCCTGGATACTTTGGCCGAAGCCTTGCGGCGGATGCTGCGCTCTGATTCCAGCCGGTTTGTCGAAGGCTTTGTCACCGCCAGCTTGCTCTATCTGACCGGGGCGATGACCATTGTCGGCTCGATCCAGGATGGCACCCTCGGCGATCCCAGCGTTTTGCTGATTAAATCGTTGTTGGATGGCGTGGCCTCGGTGACGCTGGCCTCATCGCTGGGGATCGGGGTGATGTTTTCGGCATTACCCGTGCTGCTGGTGCAGGGCAGTATCACCTTGCTCGCAGCGCAACTGACTTTTCTGTCACAACCTGCCGTGCTGGATGCGGTCAACGCGACTGGCGGTCTGCTGATTCTGGGGATTGGCGTTAATCTGCTGGAAATTGGCCGCATTCACGTTGGCAATTTATTGCCAGCGCTGGTTTACGCTATCGTCGGCGCTTTGCTGTTTACGTAG